From Linepithema humile isolate Giens D197 chromosome 8, Lhum_UNIL_v1.0, whole genome shotgun sequence, one genomic window encodes:
- the LOC137001628 gene encoding uncharacterized protein encodes MKLKFEFKAVASPKDIRTTVIAITSISTEQGGKYAIPDELIYADFHEELKNTDAFKKVRESLGKRHDELKIWITLSEKLRKIYLDEEGNIQFGGKYLKQIFQENTKEHSDLAKILEKLIEKTEKKEEETNLKHIVDKFVLDKFNHKTSNVRQWLDTFEKECARFKIEKEETKIELLRLFLDGTCQDWYTSTVIKGEHENDWDGWKQALIETFSSKGWSSRTYAHYFKYKEGSLVQYAIKKERLLLEINKDMDADTMIDRIAFGLPEFIREKIDRNEMENTKDLINELQKLEGITDKKRVFKKEGKPEHKTRNEEKKPCKTCEDMGKGVRYHPEEKCWFKLEKKEKPKAIGNNSVIEVDLNTEKKNEQSHH; translated from the coding sequence ATGAAACTAAAATTCGAGTTCAAAGCGGTGGCTTCCCCGAAAGATATTAGAACTACAGTGATAGCCATAACCTCAATTAGTACAGAACAAGGAGGAAAATATGCTATACCAGATGAACTCATCTATGCAGATTTTCATGAGGAACTAAAAAATACAGACGCCTTCAAAAAGGTAAGAGAGTCACTAGGAAAAAGGCATgacgaattaaaaatatggatAACGCTGTCAGAAAAATTGcgaaagatatatttagatGAGGAAGGAAATATCCAGTTCGGAGGAAAAtacttaaaacaaatatttcaagagAATACTAAAGAACACTCGGACTTGGCAAAGATACtggaaaaattaatcgaaaaaacagaaaagaaagaagaggaaacaaatttaaaacatattgtagataaatttgtattagacaaatttaatcataaaacaTCTAACGTCAGACAATGGTTAGACACATTTGAGAAAGAATGTGcaagatttaaaatagaaaaagaagaaaccaaaatcgaattattaagattatttttggATGGGACGTGCCAAGACTGGTACACTTCTACAGTAATAAAAGGAGAACACGAAAACGATTGGGATGGATGGAAACAGGCATTAATAGAAACCTTCTCAAGTAAAGGATGGAGTAGCAGAACATACGCTCATTATTTTAAGTACAAAGAAGGCTCATTAGTACAATATGCGATAAAGAAAGAACGACTCTTATTAGAGATAAACAAGGATATGGATGCTGACACAATGATAGATAGGATTGCATTTGGGTTGCCAGAATTTATTAGAGAGAAAATTGACAGGAATGAAATGGAAAATacgaaagatttaattaatgaattacaGAAACTCGAAGGTATAACAGATAAAAAGagagtatttaaaaaagaaggtAAACCAGAACATAAAACtagaaatgaagaaaaaaaaccatGCAAAACATGTGAGGATATGGGTAAAGGTGTAAGATACCACCCAGAAGAAAAATGCTGGTTCAagctagaaaaaaaagagaaacccAAAGCTATAGGGAACAATTCAGTAATAGAAGTAGATCTAAATacggagaaaaaaaacgaacaGTCACACCATTGA